One Thioclava electrotropha DNA segment encodes these proteins:
- a CDS encoding L,D-transpeptidase family protein, with protein MNRRTLLLGGCALATLAACGDSSKFKSYNGPAVTQIQLFKSQRMMYLLHGDEVLEKYKVGLGGDPVGPKRFEGDGKTPEGLYYINRRNPNSAYYLSIGISYPNPQQVAFAESQGKKAGGDIFIHGRDGKNKGKGRDWTAGCIAVKDKEIRDIYAMVRDGTPIFIFP; from the coding sequence ATGAACCGTCGAACCCTCCTCTTGGGCGGATGCGCCCTTGCCACGCTGGCCGCCTGTGGCGATTCCAGCAAATTCAAATCCTATAACGGCCCCGCCGTGACTCAGATCCAGCTCTTCAAGTCGCAGCGGATGATGTATCTGCTGCATGGCGACGAGGTGCTGGAGAAGTACAAGGTGGGCCTTGGCGGCGATCCGGTCGGGCCGAAGCGGTTCGAGGGCGACGGCAAGACCCCGGAAGGGCTCTATTACATCAACCGTCGCAATCCGAACTCGGCCTATTACCTGTCGATCGGCATCAGCTACCCGAATCCGCAGCAGGTGGCCTTCGCGGAATCGCAGGGCAAGAAGGCGGGCGGCGATATCTTCATCCATGGCCGCGACGGGAAGAACAAAGGCAAGGGTCGCGACTGGACCGCGGGCTGCATCGCGGTGAAGGACAAGGAAATCCGCGACATCTACGCGATGGTCCGCGACGGCACGCCGATCTTCATCTTCCCCTGA
- the dalA gene encoding divisome-associated lipoprotein DalA encodes MLRASVFAVSAIVALAACQPTDTQPKLGPDGLPLPKVYNITASDRSVIPQRVLESVNSLRSARGAAPLVLNDALTTAALAHSKDMAVQNRPWHWGSDGSSPLSRAQRAGYPGQVLGENISETYETEMETLSAWMKVADTRDVILNPAATQMGFSWYQEPSGKIWWTMVTGN; translated from the coding sequence ATGTTGCGCGCTTCTGTATTTGCGGTCTCCGCGATTGTGGCTCTGGCGGCTTGCCAGCCGACCGACACGCAGCCCAAGCTCGGGCCCGATGGCCTGCCGCTGCCGAAAGTCTACAACATCACCGCGAGCGATCGCTCCGTGATCCCGCAGCGCGTGCTGGAATCCGTGAACAGCCTGCGTTCGGCGCGCGGTGCCGCACCGCTGGTGCTGAACGACGCGCTCACCACGGCGGCGCTGGCCCATTCCAAGGACATGGCCGTGCAGAACCGTCCGTGGCACTGGGGCTCCGACGGCTCCTCGCCGCTGAGCCGGGCGCAGCGCGCCGGCTATCCGGGGCAGGTTCTGGGCGAGAATATCTCCGAGACCTACGAGACCGAGATGGAAACCCTCTCGGCCTGGATGAAGGTCGCCGATACGCGCGACGTGATCCTGAACCCTGCGGCGACGCAGATGGGCTTCTCGTGGTATCAGGAGCCGTCCGGCAAGATCTGGTGGACGATGGTCACCGGCAACTGA
- a CDS encoding L,D-transpeptidase → MSHTRKPFDRRAFLGAAACLGAGLALPARAQTPDYGQEQFETNAFTNQRRNISSFQNRDWQPYFSNLRGGAILVDTHSRALHYWSADQSIYRLYPTSVPVSEELTRRGRTSVIRKVEGPSWAPTPSMKKRNPEWPDYVPPGPDNPLGTHALYLSWRYYRIHGTHDTRKIGRKSSNGCIGLYNEHIQELFGFAKIGTQVLLI, encoded by the coding sequence ATGTCCCATACGCGCAAGCCCTTCGATCGCCGCGCCTTCCTTGGCGCCGCCGCCTGCCTTGGTGCGGGGCTCGCGCTGCCCGCCCGCGCGCAAACGCCCGATTACGGTCAGGAGCAGTTCGAAACGAATGCCTTTACCAACCAGCGCCGCAATATTTCGAGCTTCCAGAACCGCGACTGGCAACCCTACTTCTCGAACCTCCGCGGTGGGGCGATCCTCGTGGATACCCATTCGCGGGCTTTGCATTACTGGTCGGCGGATCAGTCGATCTACCGTCTCTATCCGACTTCGGTGCCGGTCTCGGAAGAGCTGACGCGGCGCGGCCGGACCTCGGTGATCCGCAAGGTCGAAGGGCCGAGCTGGGCGCCGACCCCCTCGATGAAGAAGCGCAATCCGGAATGGCCCGATTACGTGCCGCCGGGCCCCGATAACCCGCTGGGGACCCATGCGCTCTATCTGTCGTGGCGCTATTACCGGATCCACGGCACGCATGACACGCGCAAGATCGGCCGCAAAAGCTCGAACGGCTGCATTGGTCTTTACAACGAACATATCCAGGAGCTGTTCGGCTTCGCGAAGATCGGCACGCAGGTGCTGCTGATCTGA
- the hemH gene encoding ferrochelatase encodes MTNAANPRLAHAPADHPPVKEAKIGLLVANLGTPDNTDYWSMRRYLNEFLSDRRVIDYPAWKWQPLLQLIILSKRPFSSGANYKTIWNNEAGESPLMTITKQQVAKLRDAVSARYGQDVVVDYCMRYGNPSTQSVVDRMVAQGCEKILFLPLYPQYAGATSATANDQFFRALMKQKRQPAARVAPEYFDKPSYIDALAQSVERVYATLDEKPDVLVASYHGMPKRYLMEGDPYHCQCQKTSRLLRERLGWDKDGIDTTFQSVFGTEEWLKPYTVEHVAELAKQGKKNIAVISPAFSADCIETLEEINGEIREAFEHAGGEKFTYVPCLNDDDLHIKALMEVVGENLAGWID; translated from the coding sequence ATGACCAACGCCGCAAATCCGCGCCTTGCCCATGCCCCCGCCGATCACCCGCCCGTCAAGGAAGCGAAGATCGGTCTGCTCGTCGCCAATCTCGGAACCCCGGACAACACCGATTACTGGTCGATGCGCCGCTATCTGAACGAGTTCCTCTCGGACCGGCGCGTGATCGATTACCCGGCGTGGAAATGGCAGCCGCTGCTGCAACTCATCATCCTGTCGAAGCGGCCCTTCAGCTCGGGCGCGAACTACAAAACGATCTGGAACAACGAGGCGGGCGAGAGCCCCCTGATGACGATCACCAAGCAGCAGGTCGCGAAGCTGCGCGACGCGGTCTCGGCGCGCTACGGTCAGGACGTCGTCGTCGATTACTGCATGCGCTACGGCAATCCCTCGACCCAGTCCGTCGTCGACCGGATGGTCGCGCAGGGCTGCGAGAAGATCCTGTTCCTGCCGCTTTACCCGCAATACGCAGGCGCCACCTCGGCCACCGCGAACGATCAGTTCTTCCGCGCGCTGATGAAGCAAAAGCGCCAGCCCGCCGCGCGCGTCGCGCCGGAATATTTCGACAAGCCCTCCTATATCGACGCGCTCGCGCAATCGGTGGAGCGGGTCTATGCCACGCTCGACGAGAAGCCCGACGTGCTGGTCGCCTCCTATCACGGGATGCCCAAGCGCTATCTGATGGAAGGCGACCCCTACCATTGCCAGTGCCAGAAGACCTCGCGCCTGCTGCGTGAACGGCTCGGCTGGGACAAGGACGGGATCGACACGACTTTCCAGTCGGTCTTCGGCACCGAGGAATGGCTCAAGCCCTACACGGTCGAGCATGTCGCGGAGCTGGCGAAGCAGGGCAAGAAGAACATCGCAGTGATCTCGCCCGCCTTCAGCGCGGATTGCATCGAGACGCTCGAAGAGATCAACGGCGAAATCCGCGAGGCGTTCGAGCACGCGGGCGGTGAGAAATTCACCTATGTCCCCTGCCTCAACGATGACGATCTGCACATCAAGGCGCTGATGGAGGTGGTCGGAGAAAACCTCGCCGGTTGGATCGACTGA